The Sesamum indicum cultivar Zhongzhi No. 13 linkage group LG1, S_indicum_v1.0, whole genome shotgun sequence genome includes a window with the following:
- the LOC110012136 gene encoding uncharacterized protein LOC110012136 — translation MSLVSAQFNGNNYLTWARSVKIALGAKQKLGYIDGSYVKPTEDKEAIERWQRNDYMVVSWILSSISKEIAEAFLYTNSAKDLWTNLETRFGESNGPLLYQIQREITSITQKNSTVAVYFTKLKKLWDELGSLDPLPVCTCGASKKMSEKITSQKLIQFLMGLGDTYEQVKNQILLMDPLPTTAKACSMVHRIEKQMEVNFRTSEVGREGVMAVQVAEIKGQENVKMNFKKGTTLDKKHLQCDHCKKKGHVKEGCFELVGYPEWYKNMMDQRKIGSRPTTARTMNSRVNYQANNLWTSLNGNPDSDITDLIRKEMHRSFKNKTLAK, via the coding sequence ATGTCCCTCGTGTCTGCGCAATTCAATGGAAACAATTACCTGACTTGGGCAAGATCCGTCAAGATAGCACTCGGAGCCAAACAAAAATTGGGCTACATTGACGGATCCTATGTGAAACCTACTGAAGACAAAGAAGCCATCGAACGGTGGCAAAGAAATGACTACATGGTAGTCTCATGGATACTGAGCTCCATATCAAAAGAGATTGCAGAAGCATTCCTGTATACCAACTCTGCCAAAGACTTATGGACAAATCTTGAAACACGGTTTGGTGAGAGCAATGGCCCACTTCTttatcaaattcaaagagaGATCACCTCcattacccaaaaaaattctACTGTTGCTGTCTATTTTACAAAACTCAAAAAACTTTGGGACGAATTAGGATCTTTGGATCCTTTGCCTGTATGCACGTGTGGAGCGAGCAAGAAGATGTCAGAGAAAATCACCTCCCAAAAACTAATACAATTTCTTATGGGACTAGGCGACACATATGAACAAGTGAAGAACCAAATATTGCTTATGGACCCGCTACCTACAACTGCTAAAGCTTGCTCCATGGTGCACAGGATTGAGAAACAAATGGAGGTAAATTTTAGGACCTCTGAAGTTGGACGAGAAGGGGTTATGGCTGTACAAGTTGCTGAGATTAAAGGACAAGAAAATGTGAagatgaatttcaagaaagggACAACGCTTGATAAGAAACACCTGCAATGTGATCACTGCAAGAAAAAGGGACATGTGAAAGAAGGTTGCTTTGAACTTGTGGGATACCCTGAATGGTATAAGAACATGATGGATCAGAGGAAAATTGGAAGCAGACCAACCACTGCAAGAACCATGAATTCAAGGGTTAACTATCAAGCCAACAATCTATGGACAAGCTTGAATGGAAATCCAGATTCAGACATCACAGATCTCATTAGAAAAGAGATGCACAGATCATTCAAGAACAAAACACTAGCGAAATGA